In a genomic window of Perognathus longimembris pacificus isolate PPM17 chromosome 21, ASM2315922v1, whole genome shotgun sequence:
- the Kbtbd11 gene encoding kelch repeat and BTB domain-containing protein 11: MESSVAPCVLYPADDQVRGAGAEPGGAFAPGERDPAGAPGEDAAPPPQTPCGLSASLCFSSAEDEAPPRARAVPAAAAAASPPPGHRGVVETQRELGASAEPASPEEEEEEEEEELTSLAASPEEGPASSQEPASPEQEEEEEELEPAPPGAALALGEPDLVLEVAGRRLRAHKAVLAARSDYFRARASRDVLRVPGVGLAALRLLLADAYSGRMAGVRPDNVAEVVAGARRLQLPGAAQRATEAVAPQLSLDNCVAVLGAAKRRRLAELRDAAYRFMSDHYLEVLRRPAVFGSLSGAERDLLLRQRLRSGRACLLAAALAPAAGERASSRPQSPSGGEAGARGGGGGDAAGARGGGGGDAAAVHRFCAAAGAWRELAPLPEGAPARGCGLCVLYNYLFVAGGVAPAGPDGPARPSDRVFCYNPATGRWSAVRPLRQARSQLRLVALDGHLYAVGGECQLGVERYDPRADRWAAAAPLPRGAFAVDPEAAVCHGDLYLSGGSLFGRLLRYDPRRDEWHECPGSGGRGRAAGLVALGGCLYRFELCGARGDAPAGAGVRVSRYHCVARRWSRGAASLRPPGPPGPPQPFRCAALDGAVYCVSRAGTWRFVPAAAAADGEPAPDAGPDDGRFEAEPLGPGPDARGVLVPFVLRLPERSDPEEQGAA; this comes from the exons ATGGAGAGCTCGGTGGCCCCCTGCGTCCTCTACCCGGCGGATGACCAGGTccgcggggcgggggccgagCCCGGGGGCGCCTTCGCCCCCGGGGAGCGAGACCCGGCCGGGGCTCCGGGGGAGGACGCCGCACCCCCGCCGCAGACGCCCTGCGGTCTGAGCGCGTCGCTGTGCTTCAGCTCCGCGGAGGACGAGGCCCCGCCGCGGGCCCGCGCcgtgcccgccgccgccgccgccgcctccccgccgcCCGGCCACCGCGGCGTGGTGGAGACGCAGCGGGAGCTGGGCGCGAGCGCC GAGCCCGCGtccccggaggaggaggaggaggaggaggaggaggagctcacGTCCCTAGCCGCGTCCCCGGAGGAGGGGCCCGCGTCCAGCCAGGAGCCCGCGTCcccggagcaggaggaggaggaggaggagctggagcccGCGCCCCCCGGCGCCGCGCTCGCCCTCGGGGAGCCCGACCTGGTCCTGGAGGTCGCGGGCCGGCGGCTGCGGGCGCACAAGGCGGTGCTGGCGGCGCGCAGCGACTACTTCCGCGCGCGCGCGTCGCGGGACGTGCTGCGGGTGCCGGGCGTGGGGCTGGCGGCGCTGCGCCTGCTGCTGGCCGACGCCTACAGCGGGCGCATGGCCGGCGTGCGGCCCGACAACGTGGCCGAGGTGGTGGCGGGCGCGCGCCGCCTGCAGCTGCCCGGCGCCGCGCAGCGCGCCACCGAGGCCGTGGCGCCGCAGCTGAGCCTGGACAACTGCGTGGCGGTGCTGGGCGCGGCCAAGCGGCGGCGGCTGGCGGAGCTGCGCGACGCCGCCTACCGCTTCATGAGCGACCACTACCTGGAGGTGCTGCGCCGGCCCGCCGTCTTCGGGAGCCTGTCCGGGGCCGAGCGCGACCTGCTGCTGCGCCAGCGCCTGCGCTCGGGCCGCGCCTGCCTGCTGGCCGCCGCGCTGGCGCCCGCCGCCGGGGAGCGCGCGAGCAGCCGCCCGCAGAGCCCGTCGGGGGGCGAggcgggggcgcgcggcgggggcggtGGGGAcgcggcgggggcgcgcggcgggggcggcggggacgcggCGGCCGTCCACCGCTTCTGCGCGGCGGCGGGCGCGTGGCGCGAGCTGGCCCCGCTCCCCGAGGGCGCCCCGGCGCGCGGCTGCGGCCTCTGCGTGCTCTACAACTACCTCTTCGTGGCGGGCGGCGTGGCGCCCGCGGGCCCCGACGGCCCGGCGCGCCCGTCCGACCGCGTCTTCTGCTACAACCCGGCCACGGGCCGCTGGAGCGCCGTGCGCCCGCTGCGCCAGGCGCGCTCGCAGCTGCGGCTGGTGGCCCTGGACGGGCACCTGTACGCGGTGGGCGGCGAGTGCCAGCTCGGCGTGGAGCGCTACGACCCGCGCGCCGACCGctgggccgccgccgccccgctgcCCCGCGGCGCCTTCGCCGTGGACCCCGAGGCCGCCGTCTGCCACGGCGACCTCTACCTGTCGGGCGGCTCGCTCTTCGGCCGCCTGCTCCGCTACGACCCGCGGCGCGACGAGTGGCACGAGTGCCCGGGCAGCGGCGGCCGGGGCCGCGCGGCCGGCCTGGTGGCCCTGGGCGGCTGCCTCTACCGCTTCGAGctgtgcggggcgcggggcgacGCGCCGGCGGGCGCCGGGGTCCGCGTCTCCCGCTACCACTGCGTGGCCCGGCGCTGGAGCCGCGGCGCCGCGAGCctgcgcccgcccggcccgcccggcccgccccagCCCTTCCGCTGCGCCGCCCTGGACGGCGCCGTCTACTGCGTGAGCCGCGCGGGCACCTGGCGCTTcgtgcccgccgccgccgccgccgacggGGAGCCCGCGCCCGACGCGGGGCCCGACGACGGCCGCTTCGAGGCCGAGCCGCTCGGGCCCGGGCCGGACGCCCGCGGGGTGCTGGTCCCCTTCGTGCTCCGCCTGCCCGAGCGGTCAGACCCGGAGGAGCAGGGGGCGGCCTAG